In the Wyeomyia smithii strain HCP4-BCI-WySm-NY-G18 chromosome 2, ASM2978416v1, whole genome shotgun sequence genome, one interval contains:
- the LOC129724424 gene encoding 39S ribosomal protein L2, mitochondrial, with the protein MALFRLFQTFTLSRVTSDVRLVQSCGISLENLAKVMNKPKPGTGKAYRRIVHYLDQYTVEPLKVTNLAGRDPDSGRLIAKGIGGGIKHKFHWIKWVRDGPLEGPPQIEKVIDVINDGCRTAKVALVAVGNELKYILATENMKAGDLIKSSRLIPRIPVRANEGDAYPLGALQVGTLVHCLEKYPGQPCHLIHSAGTYGTILRKFGDLVVVQLPSKQEFAFKRTCMATVGRVSNIHHNKTPIGSAQKNRELGNRPRSGLWQRKDGRHGRKIRRLPPMRVISTPPKPQPEAVHFTVNA; encoded by the exons ATGGCGCTGTTCAGATTATTCCAAACTTTTACTTTGAGCCGCGTTACAAGTGACGTACGACTGGTACAAAGCTGTGGTATTTCTTTGGAAAATCTAGCCAAGGTGATGAACAAACCAAAACCTGGAACGGGAAAAGCTTACCGCCGTATTGTTCATTATCTGGATCAGTACACCGTAGAGCCATTAAAAGTTACAAATCTTGCCGGAAGAGATCCTGACAGTGGCCGATTGATAGCCAAAGGAATCGGCGGTGGAATAAAGCATAAGTTTCATTGGATTAAATGGGTTCGTGATGGACCTTTGGAAGGTCCACCTCAAATAGAAAAAGTAATTGATGTAATTAATGATGGTTGCCGTACAGCTAAAGTAGCTCTGGTGGCAGTTGGTAATGAACTGAAATATATTTTAGCTACGGAAAATATGAAAGCCGGAGACCTAATAAAATCTTCTCGGTTGATTCCTAGAATCCCAG TTCGTGCAAACGAGGGCGATGCTTATCCGCTTGGCGCTCTGCAGGTTGGCACGCTAGTACATTGCTTAGAGAAATACCCGGGTCAACCATGCCATCTAATCCATTCAGCAGGAACTTACGGAACAATTCTTCGAAAGTTTGGCGATCTGGTAGTAGTGCAACTTCCTTCAAAACAGGAATTTGCATTTAAACGAACTTGTATGGCTACAGTTGGAAGGGTTTCTAACATACACCACAACAAAACACCGATTGGTTCTGCTCAAAAAAATCGAGAGCTAGGTAATCGACCTAGATCAGGTTTATGGCAAAGAAAGGACGGCCGACATGGTAGAAAAATTCGAAGGCTTCCTCCCATGCGAGTTATATCAACTCCCCCAAAGCCGCAACCCGAAGCAGTACATTTCACAGTGAATGCCTAG